The proteins below are encoded in one region of Halalkalicoccus jeotgali B3:
- the hisE gene encoding phosphoribosyl-ATP diphosphatase, translating into MSDPDVLDELFAVIEDRKETLPEGSYTTSLFTHEKGQNRALEKLGEEATEVILAAKDDATDELAAESADLVYHLLVVLSMNGLDLGDLREELEERR; encoded by the coding sequence GTGAGCGATCCCGACGTCCTCGACGAACTCTTTGCGGTCATCGAGGACCGAAAGGAGACCCTGCCCGAAGGGTCATACACGACCTCGCTGTTCACCCACGAAAAGGGCCAGAACAGGGCACTCGAAAAGCTCGGCGAGGAGGCCACCGAGGTGATCCTCGCCGCGAAAGACGACGCGACCGACGAACTCGCAGCCGAGTCCGCGGACCTCGTCTATCACCTGCTGGTGGTGCTCTCGATGAACGGGCTGGATCTCGGCGACCTGCGCGAAGAGTTAGAGGAGCGACGTTAG
- a CDS encoding bifunctional nuclease family protein, with the protein MNASIDAVRVAGTPDGPVPVVVLTVDDEADVVPIFIGFEEANSIAHGMDAYDIGRPLTHDLLLDVMEELGGRIERVEIGEISEEGTYIADLHVAGPRDSVVVDARPSDSLALAARTNAPIAVASEVFEQGRQDAAQFEELTDIREMGDLVGEGL; encoded by the coding sequence ATGAACGCCAGTATCGACGCCGTGCGTGTCGCTGGCACGCCAGACGGACCGGTCCCCGTGGTCGTCCTCACAGTCGACGACGAAGCCGACGTCGTGCCGATCTTCATCGGCTTCGAGGAGGCAAACAGCATCGCCCACGGAATGGACGCCTACGACATCGGCCGCCCGCTGACCCACGACCTCCTGCTCGACGTCATGGAGGAACTCGGGGGACGCATCGAGCGCGTCGAGATCGGCGAGATCAGCGAGGAGGGGACCTACATCGCGGATCTACACGTCGCTGGCCCCCGCGATTCGGTCGTCGTCGATGCCCGCCCGAGCGACTCGCTCGCGCTCGCGGCCCGGACGAACGCGCCCATCGCGGTGGCCTCCGAGGTCTTCGAGCAGGGCCGCCAGGACGCGGCGCAGTTCGAGGAACTCACCGACATCCGCGAGATGGGCGACCTGGTGGGGGAGGGGCTGTGA
- the pdxT gene encoding pyridoxal 5'-phosphate synthase glutaminase subunit PdxT, giving the protein MTLTAGVLAVQGDVSEHAHAIERAARNHGRSVAVREIRSRGVLPECDLLLVPGGESTTISRLVHDEGIDTEIHSHVEHDKPVLATCAGLIVFGRATGRVETLGVLDVDVERNAFGRQHDSFETALDVTGLDEPFPAAFIRAPAITNPGNCAVLARVAGRPVAVRQGPIVATAFHPELTDDARIHRLAFFDGPAGTQ; this is encoded by the coding sequence ATGACGCTCACCGCCGGCGTTCTGGCGGTTCAGGGCGACGTCTCCGAGCACGCCCACGCGATCGAACGAGCGGCGAGGAACCACGGCCGTTCGGTCGCGGTCCGCGAGATCCGCTCGCGGGGCGTTCTCCCTGAGTGTGATCTCTTGCTCGTCCCCGGCGGCGAATCGACGACGATCTCCCGGCTGGTTCACGATGAGGGGATCGACACCGAGATCCACAGCCACGTCGAGCACGACAAGCCGGTGCTCGCGACCTGTGCGGGGCTGATCGTCTTCGGGCGAGCCACAGGTCGCGTCGAAACCCTCGGCGTGCTCGACGTTGACGTCGAGCGAAACGCCTTTGGCCGCCAGCACGACAGCTTCGAGACCGCCCTCGACGTGACGGGACTCGACGAGCCGTTCCCGGCGGCGTTCATCCGCGCACCCGCGATAACGAACCCCGGGAACTGTGCGGTGCTCGCCCGCGTCGCAGGCCGACCGGTCGCGGTGCGGCAGGGACCGATCGTCGCCACCGCCTTTCACCCGGAACTCACCGACGACGCCCGGATCCACCGCCTCGCGTTCTTCGACGGGCCGGCCGGTACACAGTAG
- a CDS encoding preprotein translocase subunit Sec61beta, with translation MSSGQNSGGLMSSAGLVRYFDSEDRNAVTFDPKTVMAVCVLFGVFIQFLNVLV, from the coding sequence ATGAGCAGCGGACAGAACAGCGGCGGGCTGATGTCGAGTGCCGGGCTCGTCCGGTATTTCGACTCCGAGGACCGCAACGCGGTCACGTTCGATCCCAAGACAGTCATGGCCGTTTGCGTGCTGTTCGGGGTCTTCATTCAGTTCCTCAACGTCCTCGTCTAA
- a CDS encoding thioredoxin family protein, with the protein MAVTLKDFYADWCGPCKTQDPILEELEEDWDGRFHVEKVNVDEDQETANEYQVRSLPTLIVENDDGVVERFVGVTQRNDIETALEEAGA; encoded by the coding sequence ATGGCTGTAACCCTGAAAGACTTTTACGCAGACTGGTGTGGACCATGCAAGACCCAGGACCCGATCCTCGAGGAGTTAGAGGAGGACTGGGACGGCCGCTTCCACGTCGAGAAGGTCAACGTCGACGAGGACCAGGAGACTGCAAACGAATATCAGGTCCGCTCGCTCCCGACGCTGATCGTCGAGAACGACGACGGCGTCGTCGAGCGTTTTGTGGGGGTCACCCAGCGTAACGACATCGAAACCGCCCTCGAAGAAGCGGGCGCCTGA
- the npdG gene encoding NADPH-dependent F420 reductase, with product MRIALCGGTGDIGAGLALRFARDTDHEVLIGSRDPERARTKADEYGAELSNRGVETTIKGFENAMAADRADVVVLAVPPYHIRDTVESIADRLDPSTTLVSPAVGMERDEAGLHYNRPSAGSVTAMVAETAPDDVPVVGAFHSLSAGKLADLERDLEEDTLLVGDDEDALDVVRQLAGEIEGLRALSVGPLANAPEVESLTPLLINLATHTDLHDVGVRFE from the coding sequence ATGCGAATCGCACTCTGTGGCGGCACGGGCGACATCGGGGCGGGGCTGGCGCTGCGCTTTGCCCGCGATACCGATCACGAGGTCCTGATCGGCTCGCGGGACCCCGAGAGAGCGCGGACGAAAGCCGACGAATACGGGGCCGAACTCAGTAATCGGGGAGTCGAGACGACGATCAAGGGCTTCGAGAACGCGATGGCGGCCGACCGGGCGGACGTCGTCGTGCTGGCGGTGCCGCCGTATCACATCCGTGACACTGTCGAGTCGATCGCCGACCGACTCGATCCTTCGACCACGCTCGTCAGTCCCGCGGTCGGAATGGAACGCGACGAGGCGGGCCTTCACTACAACCGTCCGTCGGCGGGGAGCGTCACGGCGATGGTCGCCGAGACAGCCCCCGACGACGTGCCCGTCGTCGGCGCCTTTCACAGCCTTTCTGCGGGTAAACTCGCGGACCTCGAGCGCGACCTCGAGGAGGACACCCTGCTGGTTGGCGACGACGAGGACGCCCTCGACGTCGTCCGGCAGCTCGCCGGGGAGATCGAGGGGCTGCGTGCGCTCTCGGTGGGCCCGCTCGCGAACGCCCCCGAGGTCGAGTCGCTGACGCCGTTGCTGATCAACCTCGCGACCCATACCGACCTCCACGACGTGGGCGTTCGCTTCGAGTGA